Proteins encoded within one genomic window of Natator depressus isolate rNatDep1 chromosome 1, rNatDep2.hap1, whole genome shotgun sequence:
- the LOC141997323 gene encoding olfactory receptor 52D1-like, producing the protein MSDSNTTDFSNPSTFILLGIPGLEAAHIWISIPFCVMYTITLLGNFTILFIVKTEPRLHAPMYYFLCMLAVTDLVLSASTVPKMLSIFWFNSGDIDFSLCLTQLYFIHCCITMESGIVVAMALDRYVAICDPLRHSTTLTNRFVAKIGLAVVLRGSILALPYPFLARRWPYCRTNIISHSYCEHIAVVKLACADIRISSYYGLSVAFLVIGLDVSFITVSYIQILRVIFSLPTKDARLKTFGTCGSHLGVILAFYIPALFSFLTHRFGHNVPPYFHILMANMYVLLPSMLNPIIYGVRTKQIRGRLLWHITHIE; encoded by the coding sequence atgtcagattccaacacaaccgacttctccaacccctccaccttcatcctgctgggcattcctggcctggaggcagccCACATCTGGATCTCCATCCCTTTCTGTGTCATGTACACCATCACCctcttggggaacttcaccatcctgttTATCGTGAAGACTGAGCCGAGGCTCCATGcgcccatgtactatttcctctgcatgctggccgtCACCGACCTGGTCCTGTCTGCATCCACCGtgcccaaaatgctgagcatcttctggttcaattccggGGACATAGATTTTAGTTTGTGCctcacccagctctacttcaTTCACTGCTGTATAACGATGGAGTCTGGAATTGTCGTGGCCATGGCTTTGGATCGTTACGTGGCCATCTGTGATCCGCTGAGACATTCCACCACCCTGACCAACCGCTTTGTGGCCAAGATCGGCCTGGCCGTGGTGCTGCGTGGCAGCATTCTTGCACTGCCCTATCCTTTCCTGGCGAGGCGGTGGCCATATTGTAGAACCAACATCATCTCCCACTCGTACTGCGAGCACATAGCCGTGGTGAAGCTGGCCTGCGCTGACATACGCATCAGTAGTTACTACGGCCTCTCTGTGGCATTCTTGGTGATTGGTCTGGATGTGTCTTTTATCACTGTGTCCTATATCCAGATCCTCAGGGtcatcttcagcctccccacaaaggacGCCCGGCTCAAGACTTTTGGGACCTGTGGCTCCCACCTCGGTGTCATTTTAGCGTTTTATATCccagctctcttctccttcctcacacACAGGTTTGGCCACAATGTGCCCCCGTATTTCCACATTCTCATGGCCAACATGTACGTTCTACTGCCCTCCatgctaaaccccatcatctacggGGTGAGGACCAAACAGATCCGGGGCAGGCTGCTCTGGCACATTACTCATATTGAATAA